In one window of Azotobacter salinestris DNA:
- a CDS encoding aminotransferase class V-fold PLP-dependent enzyme, whose translation MHAIHDEFPQLAGLRYLNHAAVAPWPKRAGQAVTAFAEQNVHIGARDYPQWLGIERRLRERLMRLLNAPSTADIALVKNTSEALSFVAFGLDWQAGDRIVISDEEFPSNRVVWEALKPQGVEVVAVSLKGSDPEADLLAACGPHTRLLSISAVQYASGLRLDLERLGHGCRQLGVLLCVDAIQQLGALPFDVRACDCAFAMADGHKWMLGPEGLGVFYCRSDLREQLKLHEYGWHMLENAGDYDRIEWEPARTARRFECGSPNMLGAVALESSLSLLEQVGMLNVAQGLHERLAWLEEGLLRIPGLRLHSPRDPERRAGILTFALDGWDNQQLFERLKREQIVCAQRGGGIRLSPHFYTPTTVVDETLAILRQLASG comes from the coding sequence ATGCATGCCATCCATGATGAATTTCCGCAGCTGGCCGGGCTGCGCTATCTCAACCACGCCGCCGTCGCCCCCTGGCCGAAACGGGCCGGCCAGGCGGTGACGGCCTTCGCCGAGCAGAACGTGCACATCGGCGCACGCGACTATCCCCAGTGGCTGGGCATCGAGCGGCGCCTGCGCGAGCGCCTGATGCGCCTGCTCAACGCACCCAGCACGGCGGACATCGCGCTGGTCAAGAACACCTCCGAGGCTTTGTCCTTCGTCGCCTTCGGCCTGGACTGGCAGGCCGGTGACCGGATCGTCATCAGCGACGAGGAGTTCCCCTCCAACCGTGTCGTCTGGGAGGCCCTCAAGCCGCAAGGCGTCGAGGTCGTGGCGGTCAGCCTCAAGGGCAGCGATCCGGAGGCCGATCTGCTGGCCGCCTGTGGCCCGCACACGCGCCTGCTGTCGATCAGCGCCGTGCAGTATGCCAGCGGCCTGCGCCTGGATCTGGAGCGCCTCGGCCACGGCTGCCGGCAGCTCGGCGTGCTGCTTTGCGTCGACGCCATCCAGCAGCTCGGCGCCCTGCCCTTCGATGTGCGTGCCTGCGACTGCGCCTTTGCCATGGCCGACGGGCACAAGTGGATGCTCGGCCCGGAGGGGCTCGGGGTGTTCTACTGCCGCAGCGACCTGCGCGAGCAGCTCAAGCTGCACGAATACGGCTGGCACATGCTGGAGAACGCCGGCGACTATGATCGTATCGAGTGGGAGCCGGCACGCACCGCTCGGCGCTTCGAGTGCGGCAGCCCGAACATGCTCGGCGCCGTGGCGCTGGAAAGCAGCCTGTCCCTGCTGGAACAGGTCGGCATGCTCAACGTCGCCCAGGGATTGCACGAGCGACTGGCCTGGCTCGAAGAGGGCCTCCTGCGTATCCCCGGCCTGCGCCTGCACAGTCCGCGCGATCCCGAACGGCGCGCCGGCATCCTGACCTTCGCCCTGGACGGCTGGGACAACCAGCAGCTGTTCGAGCGTCTCAAGCGCGAGCAGATCGTCTGTGCCCAGCGTGGTGGCGGAATCCGTCTGTCGCCGCATTTCTACACGCCGACCACGGTAGTCGACGAAACGCTGGCGATCCTGCGCCAGTTGGCATCCGGCTAG
- a CDS encoding TatD family hydrolase: MLVDSHCHLDRLDLAAHGGSLDAALDAARACGVGHFLCIGVSADNAAAVKALAEAHSDVDCSVGVHPLDVEPDAVPALDWLLGELAHPRVVAIGETGLDYHYQPESAALQQQAFRLHLEAARLTGKPLVVHTRAARADTLQLLREAALPQAGVLHCFTEDWEMARAALDLGFYISLSGIVTFRNAEALREVARRVPADRLLVETDAPYLAPVPHRGKPNLPQYVREVAEFLAELRGVSFETLAEQTTDNFRRLFPLARVVC; encoded by the coding sequence ATGCTGGTCGACTCCCACTGCCATCTCGATCGTCTCGATCTCGCCGCCCATGGCGGTTCCCTGGACGCCGCGCTGGACGCCGCCCGTGCCTGCGGCGTCGGACATTTCCTGTGCATCGGCGTGAGCGCGGACAACGCGGCCGCGGTCAAGGCGCTGGCTGAAGCGCATAGCGATGTGGACTGTTCGGTCGGAGTGCATCCGCTGGACGTCGAGCCCGATGCCGTGCCCGCCCTCGACTGGCTGCTCGGCGAGCTCGCCCATCCGCGGGTGGTCGCCATCGGCGAGACCGGGCTGGACTATCACTATCAGCCGGAGTCCGCGGCCCTGCAGCAGCAGGCCTTCCGTCTGCATCTGGAGGCGGCGCGCCTGACCGGCAAGCCGCTCGTCGTGCACACCCGCGCGGCACGTGCCGATACCCTGCAGCTGCTGCGCGAGGCCGCACTGCCGCAGGCCGGCGTGCTGCATTGCTTCACCGAGGACTGGGAGATGGCCCGGGCGGCGCTGGATCTCGGCTTCTACATCTCGCTGTCCGGCATCGTCACCTTCCGCAATGCCGAGGCCCTGCGCGAAGTGGCGCGCCGGGTGCCGGCGGATCGTCTGCTGGTGGAAACCGACGCGCCCTATCTGGCGCCGGTCCCTCATCGAGGCAAGCCCAACCTGCCGCAATACGTGCGCGAAGTCGCGGAGTTTCTCGCCGAACTGCGCGGCGTTTCCTTCGAGACGCTGGCCGAGCAGACCACCGACAACTTCCGGCGCCTGTTTCCGTTGGCACGGGTCGTCTGCTGA
- a CDS encoding PilZ domain-containing protein, with the protein MSLPPGLGSRNGILPLSIKDKSVLYASYMPFLKNGGLFIPTNKSYKLGDEIFLLLSLMDEPEKIPVAGKVVWITPPGAQGNRAAGVGVQFGDGDNVARNKIETYLAGALKSDRPTHTM; encoded by the coding sequence ATGAGCCTGCCACCCGGTCTGGGATCGCGTAATGGCATCCTGCCCCTGTCGATCAAGGATAAGTCGGTCCTCTATGCTTCCTACATGCCCTTTCTCAAGAATGGCGGTCTGTTCATCCCCACCAACAAGAGCTACAAGCTCGGCGACGAAATTTTCTTGCTGCTCAGCCTGATGGACGAGCCGGAGAAGATCCCGGTCGCCGGCAAGGTCGTCTGGATCACCCCGCCCGGTGCCCAGGGCAACCGCGCCGCCGGGGTCGGCGTGCAGTTCGGCGACGGCGACAACGTGGCGCGCAACAAGATCGAAACCTATCTGGCCGGCGCCCTGAAGTCGGACCGTCCCACCCATACGATGTAA
- a CDS encoding DNA polymerase III subunit delta' — protein sequence MPEVYPWQQALWQRLASRGRHAHAYLLHGPAGIGKRALAERLTARLLCQSPAGLEACGQCKSCRLLQAGSHPDHFLLEPEEADKAIRVDQVRDLVEFVVQTAQLGGRKVVLLEPAEAMNPNAANALLKSLEEPSGESVLLLISHQPSRLLPTIRSRCVQQACPLPGAADSLAWLRRALPEQSDAELGELLALAGGSPLSALKLHGEGVREQRARIVEGVKQLLKQQAGASQLAEAWNGVPLLLLFDWFCDWSLLILRYQLTGDEQGLGLDDMAKVVRYLAEKSTLPRVLAMQDWLLAQRQKVLAKANLNRALLLEALLVQWASLPGPG from the coding sequence GTGCCTGAGGTCTATCCCTGGCAGCAGGCACTGTGGCAGCGCCTGGCCAGCCGTGGTCGACACGCCCATGCCTATCTGCTGCATGGTCCGGCCGGCATCGGCAAGCGGGCGCTGGCCGAGCGCCTGACCGCCCGTCTGTTGTGCCAGAGTCCGGCCGGCCTGGAAGCCTGCGGCCAATGCAAGTCCTGTCGTCTGCTGCAAGCCGGCAGCCATCCGGATCATTTTCTGCTGGAGCCTGAGGAGGCGGACAAGGCGATCCGGGTCGATCAGGTGCGCGATCTGGTGGAGTTCGTCGTGCAGACGGCACAGCTCGGCGGCCGCAAGGTGGTCCTGCTGGAGCCGGCCGAGGCGATGAACCCGAACGCCGCCAATGCCCTGCTCAAGAGCCTCGAGGAGCCTTCCGGAGAGAGCGTGCTGCTGCTGATCAGCCACCAGCCGAGCCGGCTGCTGCCGACCATCAGGAGCCGCTGCGTGCAGCAGGCCTGTCCGTTGCCGGGAGCCGCCGACAGCCTGGCCTGGCTGCGCCGGGCCCTGCCAGAGCAGAGCGACGCGGAGCTGGGGGAACTGCTCGCCCTGGCCGGTGGTTCGCCGCTATCCGCTCTGAAGCTGCACGGCGAAGGGGTGCGCGAGCAGCGTGCGCGGATAGTGGAGGGCGTGAAGCAGCTGCTCAAGCAGCAGGCCGGCGCCAGCCAGCTCGCCGAGGCCTGGAACGGCGTGCCGCTGCTGCTGCTGTTCGACTGGTTCTGTGACTGGAGCCTTTTGATCCTGCGCTATCAGTTGACCGGCGACGAACAGGGCCTGGGCCTGGACGACATGGCCAAGGTCGTCCGCTACCTGGCGGAGAAGAGCACGCTGCCCCGGGTGCTGGCCATGCAGGACTGGCTGCTGGCGCAGCGCCAGAAGGTGCTCGCCAAGGCCAATCTCAACCGTGCCCTGCTTCTCGAGGCCTTGCTCGTACAGTGGGCAAGCCTGCCCGGGCCGGGCTAG
- the tmk gene encoding dTMP kinase: protein MSGLFITLEGPEGAGKSTNREYLAEGLRAAGREVVLTREPGGTPLAERIRELLLAPSSEAMAVDTELLLVFAARAQHLAAVIRPALARGAMVLCDRFTDASYAYQGGGRGVPEQRIAILESFVQGDLRPDLTLVFDLPVEMGLVRAAARGRLDRFEQEGRAFFEAVRQAYLRRAASDPARYRVVDAGRPLADVQRTLDDLLPRLLELRGA from the coding sequence GTGAGCGGCCTGTTCATTACCCTCGAGGGCCCGGAGGGGGCCGGCAAGAGCACCAATCGCGAATACCTCGCCGAAGGCTTGCGTGCCGCCGGCCGTGAGGTGGTGCTGACCCGCGAGCCGGGCGGAACGCCGCTGGCCGAGCGCATCCGCGAACTGCTGCTGGCGCCCAGCAGCGAGGCGATGGCGGTGGACACCGAGCTGCTGCTGGTCTTCGCTGCCCGCGCCCAGCACCTGGCCGCTGTGATCCGCCCGGCGCTGGCGCGGGGCGCCATGGTGCTCTGCGACCGCTTCACCGATGCTTCCTACGCCTACCAGGGCGGTGGCCGCGGCGTCCCCGAGCAGCGCATCGCGATCCTGGAGAGTTTCGTGCAGGGCGACCTGCGGCCTGACCTGACCCTGGTCTTCGACCTGCCGGTCGAGATGGGACTGGTCCGTGCCGCCGCCCGCGGCCGCCTGGATCGTTTCGAACAGGAGGGGCGCGCCTTCTTCGAGGCGGTGCGTCAGGCTTACCTGCGCCGCGCGGCAAGCGATCCGGCCCGCTATCGGGTGGTGGATGCGGGGCGGCCCCTGGCGGATGTCCAGCGCACGCTGGATGACCTGCTCCCGCGGTTGCTGGAGCTGCGCGGTGCCTGA
- the mltG gene encoding endolytic transglycosylase MltG produces the protein MRKWLLLLESGLLAGGLLLAFAVWQQRAALEQPLKLSEERLLEVPSGATPGGLLNRLQDEGLLRGSFWLRLYWRFNLSEQGMRSGEYRLEPGMTAVELLDLWQRGEVVQYNLTLVEGWSFRQVRAALARADKLEQSLAGLSDAELMARLGQPDAHPEGRFFPDTYRYVRGMSDFELLKQAHARLQQVLAEEWAERSPNLPYETPYEALIMASIIEKETGIPRERKQIAGVFVRRLEQGMLLQTDPTVIYGLGERYNGKLGRADLVAATPYNTYVQPGLPPTPIALPGREAINAALHPAEGRELYFVARGDGSHVFSETLEAHNQAVRDYQLKRRADYRSSPSPEALERSVQQDSEENP, from the coding sequence ATGCGAAAATGGCTGCTGCTGCTGGAAAGTGGCCTGCTGGCGGGTGGACTGCTCCTGGCGTTCGCCGTCTGGCAGCAGAGGGCCGCACTCGAACAACCCCTGAAGCTCTCCGAGGAGCGCCTGCTGGAGGTTCCGAGCGGCGCCACGCCCGGTGGCCTGCTCAATCGTCTGCAGGACGAGGGGCTGTTGCGCGGGAGCTTCTGGCTGCGCCTGTATTGGCGCTTCAATCTGTCCGAACAAGGTATGCGTAGCGGCGAATATCGCCTGGAGCCAGGTATGACGGCCGTCGAGCTGCTCGATCTCTGGCAGCGTGGCGAGGTGGTGCAGTACAACCTGACCCTGGTCGAGGGCTGGAGCTTCCGTCAGGTACGGGCCGCACTGGCGCGGGCCGACAAGCTGGAGCAGTCCCTGGCAGGGCTTTCCGATGCCGAGCTGATGGCCCGACTCGGCCAGCCGGATGCCCATCCGGAGGGGCGCTTCTTTCCCGATACCTATCGCTATGTGCGCGGCATGAGCGATTTCGAGTTGCTCAAGCAGGCCCATGCCCGCCTGCAACAGGTGCTCGCCGAGGAGTGGGCCGAGCGATCGCCGAACCTGCCCTACGAAACCCCCTACGAGGCGCTGATCATGGCTTCGATCATCGAGAAGGAAACAGGCATCCCCCGCGAGCGCAAGCAGATCGCCGGCGTGTTCGTGCGGCGCCTGGAGCAGGGCATGCTGCTGCAGACCGATCCCACGGTCATTTACGGTCTGGGCGAGCGCTACAACGGCAAGCTCGGGCGCGCCGATCTGGTCGCGGCCACCCCTTACAACACCTACGTCCAGCCCGGCCTGCCGCCGACGCCGATCGCCCTGCCGGGGCGCGAAGCGATCAATGCGGCGCTGCACCCGGCGGAGGGCCGCGAGCTGTATTTCGTCGCCCGCGGCGACGGCAGCCATGTCTTTTCCGAGACCCTTGAGGCGCACAATCAGGCGGTCCGCGACTACCAGCTCAAGCGCCGCGCCGACTATCGCTCCAGCCCATCGCCCGAGGCGCTGGAGCGCTCCGTGCAGCAGGACAGTGAGGAAAATCCGTGA
- the pabC gene encoding aminodeoxychorismate lyase, with product MPCWIDGQPGESLPLTDRGLAYGDGLFETIAVRRGQPLLLERHLARLAEGCARLAIPGNLPLIRTELLAFSAELGEGVAKLLLTRGDGLRGYAASQPSRPRRILLGSPPPQYPSANAEQGIRLYPCSTRLAEQPRLAGLKHLNRLEQVLARAEWQDAEHAEGLMRDLSGRVIEGVFSNLFLIRDGVLLTAGLQRCGVAGVMRAEILEQAERVGIPAQVRDIDLAELLAADEVFLCNSLYGIWPVRGFEGHDWPVGTLTRKLQGLICKLLDS from the coding sequence ATGCCCTGCTGGATCGATGGCCAGCCTGGCGAGTCGCTGCCTCTGACCGACCGGGGACTGGCCTACGGCGACGGTCTGTTCGAGACCATCGCCGTGCGTCGGGGACAGCCGCTTCTGCTGGAGCGGCACCTGGCGCGTCTTGCCGAGGGCTGTGCCAGGCTGGCCATTCCCGGAAACCTGCCGCTGATCCGTACCGAGCTGCTGGCCTTCTCGGCCGAGCTGGGCGAGGGGGTGGCCAAGCTGCTGCTGACCCGCGGAGACGGCCTGCGTGGCTATGCGGCTTCCCAGCCGTCGCGGCCGCGACGTATCCTCCTCGGCAGTCCACCGCCGCAATATCCGTCGGCTAATGCCGAGCAGGGCATACGGCTCTATCCTTGCAGCACCCGTCTGGCCGAGCAGCCCCGACTGGCCGGACTCAAGCATCTCAATCGCCTGGAGCAGGTACTCGCTCGTGCCGAGTGGCAGGATGCCGAGCATGCCGAGGGGTTGATGCGCGACCTGTCCGGCCGGGTGATCGAAGGGGTTTTCAGCAATCTGTTCCTGATCCGGGATGGTGTCCTGCTGACTGCCGGCCTGCAGCGCTGCGGGGTTGCCGGGGTCATGCGTGCGGAGATCCTCGAGCAGGCGGAGCGGGTGGGCATTCCGGCGCAGGTACGTGATATCGACCTCGCCGAACTGCTGGCGGCGGACGAGGTTTTTCTCTGCAACAGCCTCTATGGCATCTGGCCTGTGCGCGGGTTCGAAGGACACGACTGGCCGGTCGGCACGCTCACCCGTAAACTGCAGGGCCTGATCTGCAAGCTACTGGACTCCTGA